In the genome of Fulvivirga maritima, one region contains:
- the hemF gene encoding oxygen-dependent coproporphyrinogen oxidase yields MSITKTDISEWFKLLQDEICNALEKADGKAQFKEDLWERPGGGGGRTRVITDGNVLEKGGVNFSAVEGTTPVNILQALELEECDFFATGVSIVIHPSNPWVPIIHMNVRYFEMSNGVWWFGGGIDLTPHYINPQEAFYFHQSIKSVCDHHNSDFYPRFKTWADEYFYLKHRKETRGVGGIFFDRLGESEGSKEDLFAFVQEVGKSFAPIYVHYINQNRDKTFTEVEKNWQMLRRGRYVEFNLVWDKGTKFGLDTDGRTESILMSLPPQANWVYDFQPEEGSKESETLKLLKKNIDWINQK; encoded by the coding sequence ATGAGTATTACTAAAACAGATATTTCGGAGTGGTTTAAGTTATTACAGGATGAAATCTGTAATGCATTAGAAAAAGCTGACGGCAAAGCCCAGTTTAAGGAGGACTTATGGGAAAGACCTGGCGGCGGCGGCGGCCGTACCAGAGTAATCACTGACGGTAATGTTTTAGAAAAAGGAGGCGTAAATTTCTCTGCTGTTGAAGGTACTACGCCTGTTAATATACTTCAGGCTCTGGAACTTGAAGAGTGCGATTTTTTCGCCACAGGAGTTTCAATAGTTATTCACCCCAGCAACCCTTGGGTGCCTATCATTCACATGAATGTTCGCTATTTTGAAATGAGCAATGGCGTGTGGTGGTTTGGAGGTGGAATAGACCTAACACCTCATTACATAAACCCACAGGAGGCTTTTTACTTCCACCAAAGCATCAAATCTGTGTGCGACCATCATAACAGTGACTTTTATCCTAGATTTAAAACCTGGGCTGATGAGTATTTCTATTTGAAACACCGCAAAGAGACCAGAGGTGTGGGGGGTATTTTCTTTGACAGGCTTGGAGAAAGTGAAGGCTCCAAAGAAGATCTTTTTGCCTTTGTGCAGGAAGTAGGTAAAAGCTTTGCACCCATTTATGTTCACTATATCAATCAAAACAGAGACAAAACCTTTACTGAAGTAGAAAAGAATTGGCAAATGCTTCGCAGAGGCCGTTATGTAGAGTTTAATTTAGTTTGGGACAAAGGCACAAAATTTGGCCTTGATACCGATGGCAGAACTGAGTCTATCCTCATGAGTTTGCCTCCCCAAGCGAACTGGGTATATGATTTTCAACCTGAAGAGGGCAGCAAAGAGAGTGAAACCCTTAAATTGCTTAAGAAAAATATTGATTGGATAAATCAAAAGTAA
- a CDS encoding alpha-ketoacid dehydrogenase subunit alpha/beta — MPSTRSFITQDKPTINKSVLLKAYSLMCTTKRMAELYDENREVCSKYVHSTSRGHEAIQLAAGFQLTEHDYASLYYRDESILLGIGMQPYELMLQLLAKADDPFSQGRTYYSHPSLKRKGFPVIPHQSSATGMQAIPATGMAQGIQYLEKVGGENENRPLVLCSLGDGSVTEGEVAEAWQMAVLKKLPIVYLVQDNDWGISATGKEMRNMNAYEYAAGFKGMERLQVDGADFVSSYQGIQKAFSYVRERKGPILVHAKCPLLGHHTSGVRKEWYRGDDDLKKHSKQDPLFKLKHYLLETGIELSELEELEAKAIENVAGEYQKALQASDPDVQTYDMHEFAPTEITEERGEREPDKAEKVVMVDAALHAIEEILKSHPEALFYGQDVGGTLGGVFREAATLAQKYGSHRIFNTPIQEAYIIGSTAGMSAVGAKPIVEVQFADYIWPGINQLVEELSKSCYLSAGKFPIQSLIRVPIGAYGGGGPYHSGSIESVLLSIRGIKVVYPSNAADMKGLMKAAFYDPNPVIMLEHKGLYWSKVPGTKEAKTAEPSKDYIIPLGKARQVLTAQDDVIKEKSSCVIITYGMGVYWAKAAASSLEGRVEILDLRSLNPIDWESIEAAVKRHNRAFVLTEEPLMNSFAESLAGRIGHRCFEFLDAPVQLLGAANLPAIPLNVELEKQVLPNAAKVERALAELLEY; from the coding sequence ATGCCTTCAACCCGATCTTTCATAACTCAGGATAAGCCCACCATCAATAAAAGTGTTTTACTGAAAGCCTACAGCCTGATGTGTACTACTAAAAGAATGGCTGAGCTGTACGATGAAAATAGGGAGGTTTGTAGCAAATATGTGCATAGCACTTCCAGAGGTCATGAAGCCATTCAGTTAGCGGCAGGGTTTCAACTTACAGAGCATGATTATGCCTCTTTATATTATAGAGATGAATCTATTCTTTTAGGTATCGGAATGCAGCCCTATGAGTTAATGTTACAACTTCTAGCCAAGGCTGATGATCCATTTTCTCAAGGTAGAACTTATTATTCACATCCATCATTGAAGAGGAAGGGATTTCCTGTGATACCTCACCAAAGTTCTGCTACAGGTATGCAGGCTATACCTGCTACGGGCATGGCTCAAGGTATTCAATATTTGGAAAAGGTAGGGGGAGAGAATGAAAACAGACCATTAGTATTATGCTCTCTGGGAGATGGTTCGGTTACAGAAGGAGAAGTGGCTGAGGCCTGGCAAATGGCGGTTTTGAAAAAGTTGCCTATTGTTTATCTGGTTCAGGATAATGATTGGGGCATATCAGCTACAGGTAAGGAAATGAGGAATATGAATGCGTATGAATATGCAGCTGGCTTTAAGGGCATGGAGCGGCTACAGGTTGATGGGGCAGACTTTGTAAGTTCTTATCAGGGTATTCAAAAGGCCTTTTCATATGTGAGAGAAAGAAAGGGGCCTATTTTGGTACATGCTAAGTGTCCACTATTGGGGCATCATACTTCTGGGGTAAGAAAGGAATGGTATAGAGGAGATGATGATTTGAAAAAACATAGTAAGCAGGATCCATTATTTAAGCTAAAACATTATTTACTAGAAACCGGAATAGAACTATCAGAACTTGAAGAATTAGAGGCAAAAGCTATAGAAAATGTAGCAGGTGAATATCAAAAGGCATTGCAAGCTAGTGATCCTGATGTGCAAACGTATGATATGCATGAGTTTGCACCGACTGAGATCACCGAAGAAAGAGGGGAGCGAGAGCCTGATAAAGCCGAGAAAGTAGTAATGGTAGATGCGGCATTACACGCCATAGAAGAAATATTGAAGAGCCACCCTGAAGCCCTTTTTTATGGACAGGATGTAGGAGGTACATTGGGAGGTGTATTTAGAGAAGCGGCCACATTAGCTCAAAAATATGGTAGTCACCGGATCTTTAACACGCCTATTCAGGAGGCATATATTATAGGTTCTACTGCGGGGATGTCTGCTGTGGGAGCAAAGCCTATTGTGGAAGTACAGTTTGCGGATTATATATGGCCGGGTATTAATCAGCTCGTAGAAGAGCTGTCTAAGAGTTGTTATTTGTCAGCCGGCAAGTTTCCTATACAATCACTGATCAGGGTGCCAATCGGAGCCTATGGCGGCGGTGGACCATACCATTCGGGAAGCATAGAGTCAGTACTGTTGAGCATAAGAGGAATTAAAGTAGTTTATCCATCTAATGCTGCTGATATGAAAGGATTAATGAAAGCCGCATTTTACGACCCTAATCCTGTGATTATGCTAGAGCATAAAGGCCTTTACTGGTCTAAAGTTCCGGGAACCAAAGAGGCGAAGACAGCTGAGCCATCAAAGGACTATATTATTCCACTAGGAAAAGCGCGACAGGTATTAACGGCACAAGATGATGTTATTAAGGAAAAATCCAGTTGTGTGATTATCACATATGGAATGGGGGTATATTGGGCTAAAGCTGCAGCTAGTAGCTTAGAAGGTAGGGTAGAGATCTTGGACTTACGATCTCTCAATCCCATTGATTGGGAAAGTATTGAAGCTGCAGTGAAAAGGCATAACAGAGCTTTTGTGCTTACCGAGGAGCCGTTAATGAATTCGTTTGCCGAGTCTTTGGCAGGGAGAATAGGCCATAGGTGTTTTGAGTTTTTGGATGCACCTGTACAGTTGCTCGGGGCTGCTAATTTACCGGCTATTCCTTTAAATGTGGAGTTAGAAAAGCAGGTGTTGCCTAATGCAGCAAAAGTTGAGCGAGCGCTTGCTGAGTTGTTAGAGTATTAG
- the tamL gene encoding translocation and assembly module lipoprotein TamL — protein sequence MNFAVVLDIISYKLRISLRVHYIFIIITAFLLSGCLGSKYLKEDEKLLYKQKIKSSNQIDKEDLAQLYAQKPNRQFPIVPFSPYVWFYYYGQNRYDADRYKAKRNETRIKWNKKIAKAQAKEKSKKAKKLERKKQKKIARINKTIQEGNIWMRWGEPIAVYDSALSRLTMDRFKLYLYSKGYFQASVDTTLRLYNDKVSIKYIIEEGEPYTIDTVMLESTDDAITQLIKKNKDDSQLKVGENYDQSKISDEREWIDQLLKDNGYFDFSRQYVEFNVDTAFGGDKKIAIETVINEPKKGSHRVFTVDSVNFTTDANAATTPSDSLRKSETYNGTTYRFYENLYNFKILNRRVFIKKDSVYSKSNTFTTQRQLANLDHFRFININYDSADGKLIANIYTSPLSRYQWTNEVGINVTQGFPGPFYNVSFKKRNVFRGLEILELNGRVGIEGVAPATEVQEVYASVEAGVNASLTFPQFVLPLSGKAKERLGRLNPKTRLLTGYTYTDRPEYVRENINISNSYSWQSEKQTLFNFTTTDISIINSDLSQSFRDTLIVLAQRGNRLINTFRPSFVSSMNFSTTWNNNSYGINFENSSFFRIYLESGGTSLNFIDPGPIERQGLEYYKYIKFSIDKRKINPINENTTLAYRINAGIAKPYSENQILPYEKYFFAGGSNGIRAWRPRRLGPGSFSSIDSVSNRVTYNFEQPGELLIEGSIELRKNLIGFIDYAAFIDFGNIWMIQKDPSRPGSQFKLDRFYKEIAVGGGLGLRFDFSFLVLRLDAGMKLYDPARPEGKRFITSSGYYDEPFTPTAAEAIVLNIGIGYPF from the coding sequence ATGAACTTCGCAGTTGTTTTAGATATCATAAGCTATAAGTTACGAATAAGTTTGAGGGTACATTATATTTTTATAATCATCACAGCATTTCTACTGTCAGGATGTTTGGGCTCCAAATATCTTAAAGAAGATGAAAAACTGCTCTACAAACAGAAAATAAAAAGTAGTAACCAGATAGATAAAGAAGATCTGGCTCAGCTATATGCCCAAAAGCCTAACCGACAATTTCCTATAGTTCCCTTCTCTCCTTATGTATGGTTTTATTATTATGGGCAAAACAGGTATGATGCTGATAGGTATAAGGCCAAAAGAAATGAGACCAGAATTAAATGGAATAAAAAAATAGCTAAAGCTCAGGCTAAAGAAAAATCAAAAAAGGCCAAAAAACTTGAGCGTAAAAAGCAGAAAAAGATAGCCCGAATAAACAAAACCATTCAGGAGGGTAATATTTGGATGCGCTGGGGTGAACCCATCGCTGTATATGATTCTGCGCTTTCTAGGCTAACCATGGATAGGTTTAAGTTATATCTTTACTCTAAAGGTTATTTCCAAGCCTCTGTAGACACTACCCTGAGGCTATACAATGATAAAGTCTCGATTAAATATATTATTGAAGAAGGAGAGCCTTATACTATAGACACGGTAATGCTTGAGTCTACCGATGACGCTATTACTCAACTCATTAAAAAGAATAAGGATGATAGCCAATTAAAAGTAGGTGAGAATTATGATCAAAGTAAGATTAGTGACGAAAGAGAATGGATTGATCAATTATTAAAAGATAACGGATATTTTGATTTTAGTCGTCAATACGTAGAATTCAATGTAGATACCGCATTTGGTGGAGATAAGAAAATCGCTATTGAAACGGTAATTAATGAACCTAAAAAAGGATCTCACAGGGTTTTTACTGTAGACAGCGTTAATTTCACTACAGATGCTAATGCTGCCACCACTCCATCTGATTCCTTAAGAAAGTCAGAAACCTACAATGGTACTACCTATCGTTTTTATGAAAACCTATATAATTTTAAAATCCTTAACAGAAGGGTTTTCATTAAAAAAGATAGTGTTTATAGCAAGAGCAACACCTTTACCACTCAGCGACAGCTCGCTAACCTTGATCATTTTCGGTTTATAAATATCAACTATGACTCAGCTGATGGCAAGTTAATAGCCAACATATACACCAGCCCACTGAGCCGGTATCAATGGACTAACGAAGTAGGAATAAATGTTACTCAGGGGTTTCCTGGGCCTTTTTATAATGTGTCTTTCAAAAAAAGAAATGTATTCAGAGGGCTTGAAATTCTGGAATTAAACGGCAGAGTAGGAATTGAAGGAGTAGCACCTGCAACCGAAGTACAGGAAGTCTACGCCAGCGTAGAAGCTGGGGTGAACGCCTCTTTAACCTTTCCGCAGTTCGTACTACCTTTAAGTGGCAAAGCAAAGGAACGGCTGGGTCGCCTAAACCCAAAAACAAGACTTCTTACCGGTTATACCTACACAGATCGACCTGAATATGTCAGAGAAAACATTAATATTTCCAATTCTTATTCCTGGCAATCCGAAAAGCAGACCTTATTTAACTTCACCACTACTGATATTAGCATCATTAATTCGGATTTAAGTCAGAGTTTTAGAGATACACTTATTGTGCTGGCTCAAAGAGGTAACAGACTTATAAACACTTTTAGACCATCATTTGTAAGTAGCATGAACTTCAGCACTACCTGGAATAATAACAGCTACGGAATCAATTTTGAGAACTCTTCTTTTTTCAGAATTTACCTGGAAAGTGGTGGTACCAGTCTTAATTTCATTGATCCGGGCCCAATAGAAAGGCAAGGATTAGAGTATTATAAATACATAAAATTTAGTATTGATAAACGGAAGATCAATCCTATCAATGAAAATACAACCCTGGCCTATCGAATTAATGCAGGTATAGCCAAGCCTTATAGTGAGAACCAAATATTGCCTTATGAAAAATATTTCTTTGCCGGAGGTAGTAACGGTATACGAGCATGGCGACCGAGGCGGCTGGGCCCAGGATCATTTTCTTCCATTGATTCAGTATCTAACCGGGTTACGTATAATTTTGAACAGCCTGGAGAATTGTTAATAGAAGGAAGTATAGAGCTCAGAAAGAACCTGATTGGCTTTATTGATTATGCCGCTTTTATTGATTTTGGTAATATTTGGATGATTCAGAAAGACCCTTCCAGACCTGGATCTCAATTTAAATTGGATCGATTTTACAAAGAAATAGCCGTGGGTGGTGGCCTGGGGTTACGCTTTGACTTTTCATTCCTGGTATTAAGGCTAGATGCTGGCATGAAGCTCTATGATCCCGCCAGGCCTGAAGGTAAGCGTTTCATTACATCTAGTGGGTATTATGATGAGCCCTTTACTCCTACAGCAGCAGAAGCGATTGTACTGAATATTGGTATTGGCTATCCTTTCTAA
- a CDS encoding RNA methyltransferase, which translates to MISKTTAKFIKSLQLKKYRKEEQSFLVEGKKSVQEVLQSDFEVTMLLATNDFIKDTIIPEEIEIIEASEKDLEKIGTLKSNNQALAVVKMKEDKRFTMSSSEYVIALDDINDPGNLGTIIRIADWYGISKVLASPNTADFYNPKVISASKGSFARVDVWYKDLSEVLSDVEVPVYGALLDGENVHQVSFSKGGILLMGNEAHGISAEIEKMVTSKITIPAYGRAESLNVAMATAIICDNVKRSLSAPL; encoded by the coding sequence ATGATATCTAAAACAACTGCGAAGTTCATTAAATCCTTGCAATTAAAGAAATACCGAAAGGAAGAACAATCATTTTTAGTAGAGGGAAAGAAAAGTGTTCAAGAGGTATTACAGTCTGATTTTGAGGTAACAATGCTTCTGGCGACTAATGATTTCATTAAAGATACCATTATTCCTGAAGAAATTGAGATCATAGAGGCAAGTGAAAAGGATCTGGAGAAAATAGGCACATTAAAATCTAATAACCAGGCTTTAGCAGTGGTCAAAATGAAAGAAGACAAGAGGTTTACGATGAGTTCATCCGAATATGTAATAGCGCTGGATGATATCAATGACCCAGGTAATTTGGGTACCATAATAAGAATAGCTGATTGGTATGGCATTTCTAAAGTATTGGCATCTCCTAATACAGCTGATTTTTATAACCCTAAAGTAATCTCTGCATCTAAGGGATCTTTCGCCAGGGTAGATGTGTGGTATAAGGACTTGTCGGAAGTGTTGTCAGATGTGGAGGTACCTGTCTATGGGGCTTTATTAGATGGGGAAAATGTGCATCAGGTGAGTTTTAGTAAAGGAGGAATTTTGTTAATGGGAAATGAAGCTCATGGTATCTCAGCTGAAATCGAAAAAATGGTAACCTCTAAAATTACCATACCTGCTTATGGTAGAGCAGAATCTTTAAATGTAGCAATGGCTACGGCAATTATTTGTGATAACGTAAAGAGGAGCCTTTCCGCTCCTCTTTAA
- a CDS encoding YfiR family protein — protein MKSKASFFILIAYFLTPFMGARAFDKITDIDDERKTKSQFILSITKYLEWSTPSDNIVLGIISNNDQMYKTLSALASSRSTSKKIIIKNYTNISDVDDCNILFVTKGGELSANQIRQLDITDLLVITEQEGEKGSAINLIHKEGKLMFEINREVVDKTGVKMASKLMDLAIVK, from the coding sequence ATGAAATCAAAAGCCTCATTTTTTATTCTCATTGCTTATTTCCTCACTCCTTTTATGGGAGCTAGGGCTTTTGATAAAATTACTGATATTGATGATGAGCGAAAAACGAAAAGTCAATTTATACTATCTATAACTAAGTATTTGGAATGGTCAACCCCTTCTGACAACATAGTGCTAGGTATCATTTCTAATAATGATCAAATGTATAAGACTTTATCAGCATTAGCCTCATCAAGATCAACCAGTAAAAAAATAATAATTAAAAACTATACTAATATTTCAGATGTAGATGACTGTAATATTCTATTCGTCACTAAAGGAGGTGAATTAAGTGCTAATCAAATCCGACAGTTGGACATTACAGATTTGCTGGTCATTACAGAGCAGGAGGGCGAGAAAGGTAGTGCGATTAATTTAATCCATAAAGAAGGCAAATTAATGTTTGAGATTAATCGTGAAGTGGTGGATAAGACGGGGGTGAAAATGGCCAGCAAACTAATGGATTTGGCCATAGTGAAATAG